GATTTCCGATTCAGACCCGTTCGAATCTTCCCGTCCAATTCAACTTGCAACGAGGTTGTTTTAATACACCGATTCGCTGGAATCCTGCTCCGACACTGATGATGAATGGCTCACCGGTAACAGTAACAACAGTCCCGGATTCCGGTATTCTGCGTGCAACAGTAAATGTCCCTTTAGCGGATATCCGACAAGTTTGGACATTGACTGTTCGCGATTCCTTGAATCGAACGGTTACCCGAACATGGCAGACTTGGCATAATGAGAATCTACAGGTAAGCGCTGGTTGGCTTGACCCTTACAACGACGTCGAGTTATCACTTCCATCACAAGTCTCGAGCAGCGTCGACTTAACGGGTATAACGATTTCTCAAATTGCGGGAAGCGATTCGATTCTGTTAGCAGTCGGGATGAACCGGATTGGCGATTCGACTCGAGTATTATTGCACATCGGTTCGGAAATTGCCGGGGAAGTAGTTAGCACAGTAAAGAATGCTGCAGAAGTTGGCGTTCCGGAATGGAATGGAAACGGAGTAGAAATTGTACTCTGTAATCCGAGTGCACCGAACTATACATCAACCACTCACAATCGACTGATAACTGGACGCGATCCAATTACAGTTTCGATACCAGTACGGGTAGCTGTTGCTAATGGTAATACTTTCTCCGTTCGTTTAGCACTATCCGATGTCGAAGCAGTGTTAGGTAGTTGGAATCGTCCGTGGTATTTCGGAGCATTTTCGTATCTCGGCGGTACGATGCAAACCGAAGGCGATGCCATAGAGATACCTGCAAATTGGGGTGGCGATGTAAGTGACCTTGATCCCGATGCTGTCGATATTTTAGTGTCGCCGGGCAGTGGATTACAGACTCGGATGTTGCGCAATTGGTCAGGTAATCGATTGGCAACTTTGGATGGAAAGTATCGCGGCTTCTTACGAGTCAATGCATCCGAAATCGGTATGAATCGCAATGTTCCCTTTGTTCAAATGCTGTCGCGAGGAACCGAATATACCGTGCGTCCGAATTGGACACTCACCGCAATTTGTTCGACTGCGAATGTGACGACCCGACGATTTTATCAGAATGGTGCTTCAGTTCCCTTTACTCAAATCGGCGATACCATTCGCGCAGCAGTAACATTAGCACCCGGTGCCAATGTGTTTCATGCCGAAGCAGATAATGTCAATGGCATTGGTCGCAGTTCATCGATTCTCTTCCAATACGAAGCGGATCAAGGGCCTAATGTTATATTAACTGCAACAGTAAATGGAAACAACGGAACACTTGACGCATCGGGAACAACCGATCCAACTCCCGGCGATTTGATTACTTATAGCTGGACCGCCGATAGCACGAATCCATCGATGGTTACGATTCAAAATGCGAATCAAGCTATTGCAACGATTACACGACCGAGTGTGAATGGCGAGTACTATTTCAAAGTAACTGCGAGCGATCAACATGGAAATGTTCGTTATGGAAAAACCTTCTTCCGGGTTTGGACTGAAGGATGGAATGCATTCAATACAAACGAAGCGGCGTGGTGGTTAAACGATGCATTGTTCTATGAAGTATTCCCGCGTAATTACTCGGCGAATGGCGGCATCCAAGGTGTTACTGCCGATCTCGACCGGATTCGAGCATTAGGGTTTAATGCGATTTGGTTGACACCGATTTTCCCGGGACCGTCCGAACATGGCTATGCAATAACGGATTATTTCGGCATCGAAGAGGATTATGGCACTGAGGCAGATTTCCGTGAGTTTATGCGCCAAGCGAAGTTACGAGGGTTTCGGGTAATCCTCGATTTAGTTGCCAACCACACCTCAATTGAGCATCCCTTTATGCGCGATGCTCAACGGTTTGGTCGTTTCAGTCCCTATTGGGATTTCTTTGACCGCGACGGCAATGGACGTTATACCTATTACTACGATTGGACGAGTTTACCGAATGTCAATTCTAATAATCCCGACGTGATCGACCATTTCATTCGTGCTAGCAAGTATTGGATGGAAGAGTATGGTGTCGATGGATATCGGTGTGATGTGGCTTGGGGCCCGCAGAACCGGAACTCGAATTTCTGGATTCAGTGGCGCAACGAATTGAAAAAGATTCGACCCGATTGCTTCCTACTTGCGGAAGCCGATGCTTCGACCTTCACATCTTTCGAGAATCGGTTTGATGCCGCAATGGATTGGAATCTACACCACTCACTCCCCGGCAGTTTCCAGAATATATTCCCGGGACCACCTGCGATTTCCGATGTCGTAAACGCATTAACGAATTTTGGCGTGGGGTATCCGGGGTATAAGTATCCCTTCCGCTTCATGGAAAATTTTGACGAAGTGCGCTACATCTCGGTAAAGACACCGGAACAGACCCGCACGGCGGCAACGATGTTGCTCACAGCAAATCAAATGCCGATGATTTATGCTGGTCAAGAACTTGGCATGACCAGTCAACGCGGTACTATCGAATGGGGTAACGATCCGAATAACATGTTGGCGCATTACACGAATTTACTATATGCCCGAGCGCGCATACCGGCTCTCCGAACGGCGAATTTCGAGCAGCTCACACACAACAGTGGTGCGCCGGTGCTATGCTATGGACGCAATATCGTGGGTGAGAACAAAGTGGTAACGATGGTGAATTTTGCTCCGACATCGCAAGTGGTAACAGTGAACATTCCGACGGGATGGAACCTCGATGCAGGCACAACATATTATGTAAACGACCTGTTGGCGAATACCCGTTTTACCAGAACCGGCGCTCAATTGACCACGATAACAACCAGTTTGAATATCCATGGTGCGAAAGTTTACGTACTTTCAACCGAACCCTTTATCGTCGATGCGCCTGATCCATCATTGGTGGAGATTCCGGTCACGACTCAGTTGGGAACGTTGTATCCGAATCCTTTCAACGCCACTCTTAAGATTCCTTTTACTTTGGCGCAAGGCGGTGAGTATAAGCTGGCAGTTTTCGATATCCTTGGTCGGCAAGTGAAGACGGTAGCAGCCGGGAAATTGCGACCGGGTTTTCACAGCGTACTTTGGGATGGCACTAATGATAACGGTCTCGCGGTTTCCAGCGGCAATTATTTTGTCCGATTGGCAGCGCCGAATCATGCCGCCATTGTGAAAAAAGTCGTGTTGTTGCGTTAGTAGTATTTCTTTTCATTTTCTTTTGTCACATAATTGGAGTCACGAGATGATGCAGTCTCGATCCATACGATTTCTTGGAATTTTCATATTCCTTTCGGTAGTTACGTCTGCTATTGCCGGCATTACTGGTAAACTTGCGGGAACGGTGAAGGACAACCAGAGTGGTGAAGCCATTATCGGCGCATCGGTTCAGATTGTAGGTACAACACTTGGCGGTGTCACTGATCTCGATGGCTATTACTATATCATCAATGTGCCACCGGGACAGGTAGAACTGACAGCATCAAGCGTTGGTTATCAAGCGAAGCGGCAAACGAGTATTCGCATTCAAGTCGATCAAACGACAACAATCAACTTTGCCTTGCAACAAACCGGCGTGGAAATGTCAGAAGTGGTTGTACAAGCTGAGCGACCCATCATCGAAGTCGACCGGACGTATTCGATTTCGAGTACGAGCGCAGAAGACCTCAAAATGATGCCGTTAACGAAAGTAAGCGAGACGGTCGATCTCCAAGCTGGCGTCGTCGATGGTCACTTCCGCGGCGGTCGCAAAGGTGAAGTCGCTTATTTAATCGACGGAGTGCGGGTAGTCGATGCATACTCGAACGAACAAGGTACCGAAGTAAATACCGCCGCCGTGCAAGAGTTACAGGTGATTTCCGGGAATTTTAACGCAGAGTATGGTCAAGCGATGTCAGGCGTTGTAAACATTGTTACCAAAGAAGGAAACGAAGAGAAAGTGCACGGCAATGTTAACTATACTGGCGGTGGTTACTTCACGAATCACTCGAAACAGTTCCCGATGATCAGCGATGCAGGCACGCTCGATCGGATTCGCGATCTTGGCGTTACGCTTTCCGGTCCGGTGATTGGCATACGTGGTTTGAATTTCTTCTTCGATGGACGAGCCTTGGATGATGGCGGGTGGCAATTCGGTGAGCATCGATTCAATCGTGCTCATCAAGTGATTCCCTCTGATACGTCGGCATGGATTAACCTTCCCGGTCAAGCGGCTTTTGTTCCGAGCTACGGCGACGGCTCCCATGCTGAGATGAATTATGAGAAGCGAATGTACATGAGTTTCAAACTCGGATACCAGTTAACCCAATTTATACGATTGACAGGTACATCGATTCTTAGTAACCGCGAATACAAAGAGTATGACCACGACCGGCGATTGACACCCGACACCGATTACACCCGGTACAGCTTCGGTCGAACGAATTTATTCAAAATCAGCCACACGCCCCACAAATCGCTGTTCTACGATTTAGCTTATGCGAATAACTACGCTGAGTATAAGCACTATGTTTTTGAAAATATGTTCGATACGCGGTATGCAAATCCGATCTACAACGATGTCAATCCGAGTTATACGTTGGAAATCGGTGGCGATAAAATGCAGCATTTCCGACGCTATACGAACACCCACCAGGGGTTGGGCAATGCATCATGGCAAGCGACAAAGATCCATTTCGTGAAATTGGGTTTTGAGTTACAACAACATCAGATTCATTACAGTGACATTACCCCGGTAGATACGCTTTCGGTATCCCTGAATCCCGATGGCACAATCGCATTTCGACCGGTAGTTCTCGGTCCGGAATCGCGCAATAACACCCAGTATGATCATTTTCCAAACGAATTAGCGGTGTATCTACAGGATAAAATCGAGTTACCCAAATTAGTCGTAAACTTAGGACTGCGGTTCGATTGGTTCAATCCGAATGCCAGCGTACCGGCTGACCCGATGGATCCCGACGTCTACAATCCCCGGCGTACTTACTACCGCGACTCGTTGACCTTTGATCAACGCGAGAAACTTTGGTGGAAAACTGTCGATGCGAAATGGCAGTTTAGTCCCCGCTTCGGTATTGCCTATCCCGTTAGTGAGAAAGGGGTGCTACACTTTGCGTACGGGCATTTCTTCCAACGTCCAAGTTATGAAGTTTTGTATACCAATCCCGGTTGGAAGTTAAATCCGGGAACCGAACTCTCTACCGTGATGGGTAATCCCGACTTGAAACCGGAACAAACCGTGAGTTATGAGTTTGGTTTGCAACAGGAAATCGCACCACGTACTGGAATGCAAGTGAGCTTCTACCAACGCGATATCCGCAATTTGGTATCGACCGATAAGATTATTGAAACCTATGGCAATTCGCGGTATGCCCAGTATGTGAATCGTGATTTTGGACAGGTGCGCGGCGTATTGTTGGCAATCGACCGTGGCTTCTCTCAGAATTTATCGCTGGGATTCGATTACACATTCCAAATCGCCGAAGGAAACGCATCCGACCGGCAAGACGCGTACAATGCAAGCAGTGGCAGCAACAACCGCGAGCTAAATAAGCAACTAGTCCCATTGAATTGGGATCGCCGCCATACACTAAACTTGATTGTGAATTACAACGATCCAACAACGATTGGTGTCTCTGCGATAGGTACGATTGGCAGTGGATTACCCTATACGACAACCTACCAAGGGATCCGTACGGCAGTAGAGAACGATGGTCGTAAACCGACCTATTATAATCTCGATTTGAGCATCTTCCGCTCATTCAATATCTCCAACCGGTGGTCGAAGAGTATGAAAGCGCGGGTCACGTTAGCCGCTCGCAATGTGCTCGACATCCTGAATGAGAACAACGTTTACAACGATACCGGACGAGCTACCTATACATTGGATCGCCAGACGGCGCACGAGTATGCGGCAATCAACACTTTAGACGAATTGTACACCCGACCCGATTACTATTCACGTCCACGGGAAGTACGATTGACTATTGGCGTTGAATTTTAACTAAGTTGAACGATTCGCAGTGTAGTTTGGAAGCCGATGCATGCAGCGATTAATAAAACTCCAATCACATTGCAAAGTATCTACTTCCCGGGAATACAGAATTGTCACTCTGGAAGGACCGAATTCGATTGGTGGAAATTTCTTATGAACCGTTTTCTTACAGCAATTTTACTCGTTTTGCTTGGTGGAGCGTTTGCACTTAGCACATTTGCTCAACCACAGCAAATGGTACGCTATAAGGGTGACCGACTGTACCGTTATAAAGCTTACCACAACGGAAACAAAGTCAGTACGGTGTTTTACAACTACGGGTTAATCGGGAACCTTGGCGAGCTTTCCGGTGAATGGCCGCAAGGAACCGGTGATGAATACATCGGCGACGTAAACCCGTTAATCGGTATCGAATTTGTTCATCCCAACGGCGACACACTGCGGTCGGCGATTACGACTGATGGGCCGCGCGGCAACACCGACGGTACCAGTCAGGGCGGCACTGCATGGGTATTCGAACCGATTCCAGGATTCGCTGCCATGCCACAACCGGGGGCGCAAGGGCGGGTTGCGATGTCGCACTTGCCATCAACTTGGCCGGATTATTGGCCAGACAAGATGTATACCGATCTGCGAGACTACCATTGGAAAACCGACGTTAACGATCCCGGTTGGCGGCGTCAATGGAATGGATATTTCGGCAAAGACCAAATGCAAGCCGATCAGGAAAGTTACTTTGTCGTTGATGATCAAGCCGATGTTGAATGGTTTTCCCGTCCTGACCGCAACGGTAATAATGTTTTTTTCTATCCCGACTCGACCGATAGTACCCGCCGTGGCTTGGGAATCCGGATGACGGTTCGCGGTTTGCAATGGTCGCACTTTCTCGCCGAAGACTGTATTTTCTGGTTGTATGATGTGACCAATGTTTCGACGACACCATACGACAAAGTTGCATTCGGTATGGTGGTAGGCACATTATCGGGCGGTCGTAACGACAGTCGCGACGACTTGGCGTACTTTGAAATCGAAAACGACATTACCTATTCCTGGGATAGCGACGATGTTGGCAGCCCCGGTTGGGTGCCGGTTCGTCCCGGTCAGATAAACGTAGGTTATGCCGGTTATGCCTTCTTGGAATCGCCCGGCAATTCGGTAGATGGTATCGACAATGATGGCGATGACGATTCGGTGGGTGTTGCACCAACTCTGAATATCCCCCTGATAACGCAAATGACCGATCCCCATGTTCTTTCACAGGGTGATCGCATAGTTATCATCGATTACAACACCTATGCTCGCACCGTCGTCACTCTAAACGATACGATTCGAGTGAATTTCCGGGGAAGAGAATTTCTGGTGTATCCCGGAATCATCGTGGATGAAGCTGGCTCGAAAGGAAGAAACGGTTACGACGATAATTACAACGGTCTCATCGACGAACGTCAGGATCATGCTGGACGAAAATACAAAAATTATGTGAACAATCTTGGTATTCTCGACCGGATGATTGATGAAGCTCGTGATGATGGTATCGATAACGACATGGACTGGAGTGCTGCAATCGACGATGTCGGGGAAGATGGCAAACCCGCTACGGGTGACACCGGCGAAGGGGACGGAGTGCCGACTGCTGGTGAACCGAATTTCGATCAAACCGACGTCGATGAATCAGATCAAATCGGTTTAACTTCATTCGAGTACTTCTCACCTCCAACTGGCTTACGGATGCATGATGACGATGGGATCTGGGATCGAATGTCGCCGGGTCGCTTTGATAACACATCACCTAATCCGGAAGATGGCGATTTTATCTACGGAAGCGGCTATTTCCCATTGCTGCCGGGTCAGACCGAACGATTTTCGATGGCACTTTTGTTTGGTGAAGATTTACAAGACATCACCGACAACAAAATCACCGTCCAGAAAATTTACAACGAGAATTACCGATTCGCCCGTCCACCGGAGAAGCCCACCGTAAAAGCGGTAGCAGGTGATGGTAAAGTAACGCTGTACTGGGACGATGCAGCTGAGCGTTCCTTTGACCCGGTGAATGGTTATGACTTTGAAGGGTACAAGATTTACCGTTCTACCGACGCCGGCTTCCTTGAAACGTTTACGATTACCGATGGTCGAGGACGAAAAGTGTTTAATCGACCGCAAGCCCAATTCGATTTGAACAACGAGAATTACGGTTACTTCCCGCTATTGGCAAATGGCGCAAGTTTCTACCTTGGAGATAATTCGGGATTGCAGCACGTTTGGACCGACACCACTGTAGAAAACGGTCAAACCTATTATTATGCTATATGCTCGTACGATAGGGGTGATGCAACAAAGAACATCTTTCCGGCTGAAACTCCGAAGTCGATCTTAGTTGACGTCAGTGGTGAGTTAATACTCGATAAAAATACTGCCGTTGCTAAACCGGTCGCACCATCCGCCGGATATATCCCTGCCCAAGTGCAGACCGTTCAACACATCTCTGGAGGTGCCACCGGACAGATCTTTGCTGAGATTCTTGATCCCAGAAATGTCCGTTCCGATGCTACGTACAATATCACGTTTGTCGATTCGGCGGCGGGAACAATCGCATTCCATCTATTGCGAACGATTGGTTCCCAAACCGATACTGTGCTCTGGAATCAAAGGTTCCTCAATGAGAATCTTGATTTGCGGTTAGTACGGGAATTCAGTTCCTATTACGAAGAAAAGTTTGGCATCGCTGACGGTACCTATGATGCTTCCCGGTATTTCGATATGAAGATTGGTCCAGTGGTGGATGGTCACCGATTGTTCTTCTTGAATCCACGAACAACATCACTCATTGTGGAAGCGAGTAAGTGGCTACACACAGCGGCAGCAATACCGCTTGACTATTCCCTGAATCCAGCGAATTACTCACAAGCATTTTTAACCGGTCGGGAATGGCCTTCTGATTACGACCTAATTTTCTACCCGAGTATTGTCGATACAACGATGCATTTCCAATGGTATCCGCAGTATTCGTGGGGCATCAATCTTCCGGCAAAAGCAGTAAACTTCCGGGTTTACAACCGCACCCGCGGCGAGTTTGTGACCATTGCATTCGATGAAGCGAATAGCGACACCGTTAATGGCGGT
This window of the bacterium genome carries:
- a CDS encoding alpha-amylase family glycosyl hydrolase, which codes for FPIQTRSNLPVQFNLQRGCFNTPIRWNPAPTLMMNGSPVTVTTVPDSGILRATVNVPLADIRQVWTLTVRDSLNRTVTRTWQTWHNENLQVSAGWLDPYNDVELSLPSQVSSSVDLTGITISQIAGSDSILLAVGMNRIGDSTRVLLHIGSEIAGEVVSTVKNAAEVGVPEWNGNGVEIVLCNPSAPNYTSTTHNRLITGRDPITVSIPVRVAVANGNTFSVRLALSDVEAVLGSWNRPWYFGAFSYLGGTMQTEGDAIEIPANWGGDVSDLDPDAVDILVSPGSGLQTRMLRNWSGNRLATLDGKYRGFLRVNASEIGMNRNVPFVQMLSRGTEYTVRPNWTLTAICSTANVTTRRFYQNGASVPFTQIGDTIRAAVTLAPGANVFHAEADNVNGIGRSSSILFQYEADQGPNVILTATVNGNNGTLDASGTTDPTPGDLITYSWTADSTNPSMVTIQNANQAIATITRPSVNGEYYFKVTASDQHGNVRYGKTFFRVWTEGWNAFNTNEAAWWLNDALFYEVFPRNYSANGGIQGVTADLDRIRALGFNAIWLTPIFPGPSEHGYAITDYFGIEEDYGTEADFREFMRQAKLRGFRVILDLVANHTSIEHPFMRDAQRFGRFSPYWDFFDRDGNGRYTYYYDWTSLPNVNSNNPDVIDHFIRASKYWMEEYGVDGYRCDVAWGPQNRNSNFWIQWRNELKKIRPDCFLLAEADASTFTSFENRFDAAMDWNLHHSLPGSFQNIFPGPPAISDVVNALTNFGVGYPGYKYPFRFMENFDEVRYISVKTPEQTRTAATMLLTANQMPMIYAGQELGMTSQRGTIEWGNDPNNMLAHYTNLLYARARIPALRTANFEQLTHNSGAPVLCYGRNIVGENKVVTMVNFAPTSQVVTVNIPTGWNLDAGTTYYVNDLLANTRFTRTGAQLTTITTSLNIHGAKVYVLSTEPFIVDAPDPSLVEIPVTTQLGTLYPNPFNATLKIPFTLAQGGEYKLAVFDILGRQVKTVAAGKLRPGFHSVLWDGTNDNGLAVSSGNYFVRLAAPNHAAIVKKVVLLR
- a CDS encoding TonB-dependent receptor; the encoded protein is MMQSRSIRFLGIFIFLSVVTSAIAGITGKLAGTVKDNQSGEAIIGASVQIVGTTLGGVTDLDGYYYIINVPPGQVELTASSVGYQAKRQTSIRIQVDQTTTINFALQQTGVEMSEVVVQAERPIIEVDRTYSISSTSAEDLKMMPLTKVSETVDLQAGVVDGHFRGGRKGEVAYLIDGVRVVDAYSNEQGTEVNTAAVQELQVISGNFNAEYGQAMSGVVNIVTKEGNEEKVHGNVNYTGGGYFTNHSKQFPMISDAGTLDRIRDLGVTLSGPVIGIRGLNFFFDGRALDDGGWQFGEHRFNRAHQVIPSDTSAWINLPGQAAFVPSYGDGSHAEMNYEKRMYMSFKLGYQLTQFIRLTGTSILSNREYKEYDHDRRLTPDTDYTRYSFGRTNLFKISHTPHKSLFYDLAYANNYAEYKHYVFENMFDTRYANPIYNDVNPSYTLEIGGDKMQHFRRYTNTHQGLGNASWQATKIHFVKLGFELQQHQIHYSDITPVDTLSVSLNPDGTIAFRPVVLGPESRNNTQYDHFPNELAVYLQDKIELPKLVVNLGLRFDWFNPNASVPADPMDPDVYNPRRTYYRDSLTFDQREKLWWKTVDAKWQFSPRFGIAYPVSEKGVLHFAYGHFFQRPSYEVLYTNPGWKLNPGTELSTVMGNPDLKPEQTVSYEFGLQQEIAPRTGMQVSFYQRDIRNLVSTDKIIETYGNSRYAQYVNRDFGQVRGVLLAIDRGFSQNLSLGFDYTFQIAEGNASDRQDAYNASSGSNNRELNKQLVPLNWDRRHTLNLIVNYNDPTTIGVSAIGTIGSGLPYTTTYQGIRTAVENDGRKPTYYNLDLSIFRSFNISNRWSKSMKARVTLAARNVLDILNENNVYNDTGRATYTLDRQTAHEYAAINTLDELYTRPDYYSRPREVRLTIGVEF